The sequence below is a genomic window from Neomicrococcus aestuarii.
GTGAAGATCCCGGACGAGGAAGTCAAGAACCTCAAGACCGTTGGCGACGCTGTTGACTTCATCTCGAAGGCACAGGACGCCTAAGTCTTCTCTGAGTTTGTAGCGAACCACTACGTTCGCCGCTAGATCGTGTGGTGTGGAAGCGACTGCCCGTTGCTCCACACCACACGTTCACTACCTAGACTTCTACCCCACTCCCCAAAGACGCTTGAGCGCTGGTTCGAGCAGCCAATCCACACAACGGAGACTTATCCATGACACGCAAGGTGGTCATTACCGGACTCGGGGCCTTCACGCCCATTGGAAGCGACGCACCCACCACGTGGGAAAACTCGCTCAAAGGTACGTCGGGTGTCCGCAAGCTCACGGACGAGTGGGTTGAAAAGTACGAGCTTCCTGTCAGCATCGCGGCTAAGGCAGCCGCTCCTGCAGCAGACTTCTTGTCCCGCGTTGAAATGAAACGTATGGACCCGTCCACCCAATTCGCGGTCATCGCAGCCCGTGAAGCGTGGAAGGACTCCGGCATCGATACGGACGCCATTGATCACGACCGATTCGCGGTATCCTTCGCCACTGGCATTGGTGGCGTGTGGACCTTGCTCGATGGGTGGGACACCCTGCGGGAACGCGGTCCGCGACGCGTGATGCCAATGACCGTTCCCATGTTGATGCCTAACGGCCCGGCCGCTGCTGTGAGCCTTGACCTGGGAGCTCGCGGATCCGCACGCACACCAGTGTCAGCTTGCGCCTCCGGTACGGAAGCAATGGCTCAGGGCCTTGAACTTATCCGTCAAGGTAAGGCTGATGTTGTGGTGGTTGGTGGCGCTGAAGCTGCTATTCACCCTATGCCGATGGCTTCTTTTGCTGCCATGCAAGCACTGTCCAAGCGCAATGACGAACCCGAACGCGCTTCACGCCCTTATGACATCGACCGCGATGGCTTTGTCATGGGCGAAGGCGCTGGCGCCATT
It includes:
- the fabF gene encoding beta-ketoacyl-ACP synthase II, yielding MTRKVVITGLGAFTPIGSDAPTTWENSLKGTSGVRKLTDEWVEKYELPVSIAAKAAAPAADFLSRVEMKRMDPSTQFAVIAAREAWKDSGIDTDAIDHDRFAVSFATGIGGVWTLLDGWDTLRERGPRRVMPMTVPMLMPNGPAAAVSLDLGARGSARTPVSACASGTEAMAQGLELIRQGKADVVVVGGAEAAIHPMPMASFAAMQALSKRNDEPERASRPYDIDRDGFVMGEGAGAIVLESEEHALARGARIYAELAGAGITSDAHHITAPDPEGLGATRALRAAMEDGGIVPTDVVHVNAHATSTPVGDVPEYTALKTALGDHLEDVWVSATKSQMGHLLGASGAVESVLTTLAVYHRKAPLTINLENQDPKIPLKVVTSPTDLPEGEIVALNNSFGFGGHNAVVAIRSYTK